One region of Ignavibacteriota bacterium genomic DNA includes:
- the groES gene encoding co-chaperone GroES: MKLKPLADRVVVRPLEAEEKTAGGLYIPDTAKEKPMQGEIMAVGPGKVGDDGKNIAMEVKVGDKVLYGKYSGTEVRIDSEDYLIMRESDIFAII, from the coding sequence CTGAAGCTTAAGCCGCTTGCTGACCGCGTTGTGGTTCGTCCGCTCGAGGCGGAGGAAAAGACCGCCGGCGGGCTGTACATCCCCGACACCGCAAAAGAGAAGCCTATGCAGGGCGAAATCATGGCGGTCGGACCGGGTAAGGTCGGAGACGATGGCAAGAACATCGCGATGGAAGTGAAAGTCGGTGACAAGGTGCTGTACGGCAAGTACTCGGGCACCGAAGTCCGCATCGACAGTGAGGACTACCTCATCATGCGCGAGAGCGACATTTTCGCGATCATCTAA
- a CDS encoding thiamine diphosphokinase, translating to MKALIIANGTQPTSERLRILSAEAGYVVCADGGANAARRAGLLPDVLVGDFDSVHPTVIAHFTKHGVEIRHESGQDDTDLEKALRLVVERGARYVTITGATGRLLDHSLGNLAILSRYARALEITLEDADYFIDILTRARRFPAFAGQRVSIVPLPSAEGIQFKGLKYTPPGGRLIFGENEGTCNQATGQSISVSCSSGVLMVMRDRKNVPSHGRE from the coding sequence ATGAAGGCATTGATAATCGCGAACGGCACACAACCGACGAGCGAGCGATTGCGCATTTTGTCCGCGGAGGCGGGCTATGTCGTCTGCGCCGATGGCGGAGCCAATGCGGCACGAAGGGCAGGGCTTCTGCCCGATGTGCTCGTCGGCGATTTTGACTCCGTGCATCCGACCGTCATCGCGCATTTCACAAAACACGGAGTCGAGATCAGGCACGAATCGGGACAGGACGACACGGATCTGGAAAAGGCGTTGCGTCTGGTAGTGGAACGAGGAGCGCGATATGTGACCATTACCGGTGCGACGGGACGCCTGCTGGACCACAGTCTCGGGAATCTCGCGATACTGAGTAGATATGCCCGTGCGCTCGAAATCACCCTCGAGGATGCCGACTACTTCATCGACATACTGACTCGTGCGCGTCGCTTTCCGGCCTTTGCCGGACAGCGTGTTTCCATTGTGCCTCTGCCGAGTGCAGAGGGGATACAATTCAAAGGACTCAAATACACACCCCCCGGCGGCCGGCTCATTTTCGGTGAGAACGAGGGCACCTGCAACCAGGCGACGGGTCAGTCCATCTCCGTTTCCTGCAGCTCGGGAGTACTTATGGTTATGCGGGACAGGAAGAATGTTCCTTCACATGGGCGTGAATAA
- the groL gene encoding chaperonin GroEL (60 kDa chaperone family; promotes refolding of misfolded polypeptides especially under stressful conditions; forms two stacked rings of heptamers to form a barrel-shaped 14mer; ends can be capped by GroES; misfolded proteins enter the barrel where they are refolded when GroES binds), which produces MAAKIITYDAEARNALKRGVDKLADAVKVTLGPKGRNVIIDKKFGAPTVTKDGVTVAKEIELEDPIENMGAQMVREVASKTSDVAGDGTTTATVLAQAIVREGLKNVVAGANPMDLKRGIDVAVSKIIEGLKEMSRDVKDKTDIANVGSISANNDRAIGELISDAMDKVGKDGVITVEEAKGTETHLDVVEGMQFDRGYLSPYFITDPDSMKTVLEDPLILIHDKKISSMKDLLPILEKIAQQGRQILIISEDIEGEALATLVVNKLRGTLKVAAVKAPGFGDRRKAMLEDVAVLTAGTVISEEKGYKLENATLSYLGTAKKVEIDKDNTTIVEGAGKTEDIKKRINEIKVQIENTTSDYDREKLQERLAKLSGGVAVLKIGAATEVEMKEKKARVEDALHATRAAVEEGIVPGGGVALLRAMKKLEGLKLDNHDMQVGVDIIRKAVEEPIRWIVNNAGLEGSVVVQKVKDGEGDFGFNAANEQYENMTASGVIDPTKVSRIALENAASVAGLLITTECTIVEKKEEKPAMPAMPPGGGMDY; this is translated from the coding sequence ATGGCAGCAAAGATCATCACGTACGATGCCGAGGCGCGTAATGCGCTCAAGCGCGGTGTCGACAAACTCGCCGACGCGGTGAAAGTGACTCTCGGTCCGAAAGGCCGCAACGTCATCATCGACAAAAAATTCGGCGCGCCGACCGTCACGAAGGACGGCGTCACGGTTGCAAAAGAAATCGAGCTCGAGGATCCGATCGAGAACATGGGCGCACAGATGGTGCGTGAAGTGGCCTCGAAGACCTCAGACGTTGCGGGTGACGGTACCACAACAGCGACAGTGCTTGCACAGGCGATCGTCCGCGAAGGCCTGAAGAATGTTGTTGCCGGCGCCAATCCGATGGATCTGAAGCGCGGCATCGATGTGGCCGTGTCGAAGATCATCGAAGGCCTCAAGGAAATGAGCCGCGATGTGAAGGACAAGACCGACATCGCGAACGTCGGGTCCATCTCGGCCAACAACGACCGCGCCATCGGCGAGCTGATCAGCGACGCGATGGACAAGGTCGGCAAGGACGGCGTGATCACGGTGGAAGAAGCCAAGGGTACGGAAACGCATCTCGACGTTGTCGAGGGTATGCAGTTCGACCGCGGTTATCTGAGCCCGTACTTCATCACGGATCCCGATTCGATGAAGACCGTGCTCGAGGATCCGCTCATCCTCATCCACGACAAAAAAATCAGCTCGATGAAGGACCTGCTTCCGATCCTCGAGAAAATCGCGCAGCAGGGCCGCCAGATCCTCATCATCTCCGAGGACATCGAAGGCGAGGCGCTTGCGACGCTGGTCGTGAACAAGCTCCGTGGCACGCTGAAGGTTGCCGCCGTGAAGGCGCCGGGCTTCGGTGACCGCCGCAAGGCGATGCTCGAAGACGTGGCCGTGCTCACCGCAGGCACCGTCATCAGCGAGGAGAAGGGCTACAAGCTCGAGAACGCGACTTTGTCGTATCTCGGAACGGCCAAGAAAGTGGAGATCGACAAGGACAACACCACGATCGTCGAAGGCGCCGGAAAAACCGAAGACATCAAGAAGCGCATCAACGAGATCAAGGTCCAGATCGAAAACACGACGTCGGACTACGACCGCGAGAAGCTGCAGGAGCGCCTGGCGAAACTTTCGGGCGGTGTTGCGGTACTGAAGATCGGCGCGGCGACGGAAGTCGAAATGAAAGAGAAGAAGGCCCGCGTCGAAGATGCGCTGCACGCGACACGTGCCGCTGTCGAAGAGGGCATCGTGCCCGGCGGCGGCGTTGCGCTGCTCCGCGCGATGAAGAAGCTCGAAGGCCTGAAGCTCGACAACCACGACATGCAGGTGGGTGTGGATATCATCCGCAAGGCCGTCGAGGAGCCGATCCGTTGGATCGTCAACAATGCCGGTCTCGAAGGTTCGGTCGTTGTGCAGAAAGTGAAGGACGGTGAAGGCGATTTCGGTTTCAACGCCGCTAACGAGCAGTACGAAAACATGACCGCCTCGGGCGTCATCGATCCGACCAAGGTGTCGCGCATCGCGCTCGAGAACGCGGCCAGTGTCGCCGGTCTGCTGATCACCACCGAGTGCACCATCGTTGAGAAGAAGGAAGAGAAGCCGG